The following DNA comes from Rhinoraja longicauda isolate Sanriku21f chromosome 30, sRhiLon1.1, whole genome shotgun sequence.
tcatctccgttctaaatggcctaccccttattcttaaactgtggccccttgttgtggactcccccatgaCACAATTTCCTTGCTTGTTTACCCTTAATTtatggaagatgtggccagtagtaggagcccattggaggtggcgaagatgttgtggcgaaaatgttggaggattatatgctgtacgtGACAGctgatgggtggaaggggaggacaagggggactctatccttgttatgaatggggggaaggggagcaagtgcAGAGCTACAGGATGTCGAGGAGacccaagtgagagcctcatctataatggaagaggggaaccccttctATTATAGAgatccagtgcaaattggaggaagagcacctcatatttcgcttattcacaaaatgctggagtaactcagctggtcaggcagcatctcaggagagaaggaatgggtgacgtttctggtcgagacccttcttcagactgatgtcaggggggccggacaaaggaaggatataggtggagacaggaagatagagggagaactaggaagggggaggggaagagagggacagaggaactatctaaagttggagaagtcaatgttcgtaccgctgggctgcaagctgcccaagcgaaatatgaggtgctgctcctccaatttctggtgggcctcactatggcactggaggaggcccatgacagaaaggtcagactgggagtgggaggaggagttgaagtgcgcaGCCAtccggagatcaggttgattaaggcggactgagcgcaggtgttgagcgaaacgatcgccgagcctgcgtttggtttcgccgatataaagaagttgacatctagagcagcggatacaataaatgaggttggaggaggtgcaggtgaacctctgtctcacctggaaaaactgtttgggtccttggatggagtagaggggggagggaaagggacctgcgtttgcaggggaaagtgcccagggatggggtggtttgggtagggacaagtggaccagggaattatggagggaacggtctctgcggaacgcagaaaggggaggagatgggaagatgtggccagtagtgggatcccgttggaggtgacggaaatgttggaggatgatttgttggatacgctggctggtggagtggaaggtgagaacgagggggattctgtccttgttatgaatggggggagggggagcaagagtggagctgcgggatatagaaggggccctagtgagagcctcatctataatgtaaGAGggcaagccccgtttcctgaagactgaggacatctctgatgccctagtgtgaaacacctcgtcctgggcgcagatgcggcgtagacggaggaattgggaataggggatagactttttgcaggggaccgggtgggaagaagtgtagtccagatagctgtgcgagtcagtgggtttatagtaaatgtcagtcactagtctgtctcctgtgatggtgaggtccagaaacgggagggagatgtcggagatagtccaagtatatttaagagcaggatagaaattggtagtgaagtgtatgaagtcagtgagttctgcatgagtacaagaggtagcaccaatgcagtcgtcgatgtagcggaggtagagttcggggatggggccagtgtacgtccggaacagggattgttcgacgtacccgacaaagaggcaggcatagctagggcccatgcgagtggccatagctacgcctctggtttataggaagtgggaggagtcaaaggagaagttgttgagggtaagaaccagctctgttaggcggaggagagtgttggtagatggggattggctggttctacggtcgaggaagaaacggggggttcaagaccatccttgtgggggatggaagtgtagagtgactggacatccatggtaaagatgaaggattgggggcctgggaaccggaagttatcgaggagacggagagcatgtgaggtgtcttggacgtaggtggggatggatttgaccaggggggataggatggagtcaaggttggtggaaataagttcggtgggacatgaacaggcagaaacaatgggtctgccgggacagttctgtttatggattttaagtagaaggtaaaatcgggccgtgcagggatggggaacgataagtttggagccattagagggtagagcaccggaaatggtgaggtttgtgatggtgctgatgataaaggtctggtgctcgtcggtggggtcatggtccgaggataagtaggaggaggtgtctgagagttgtcatctggcctcggtccggtagaggtcagcacgccagactaccactgcacctcccttgtcagcgggtttgatgactaagtcagggttgttgcagagtgagtggagggctgcacgttcaagaggggagaggttagagtgagtcaggggagtggagaatttgaggcggttaatgtgacgccggcagttggagatgaaaagttctagtgagggtagttggccaaacgggggggtccaagaggagggggtccattggagacgggagaaggggtcatcactgggggggtggggactccttcccatggaaaaaggctcggaggcagaGGCGACTGAAGAAGAGAtccacatcatggcggacccggaactcgttgatgtgggggcggaggggaacaaaggtgaggcctctgctgaggacaaaccgatcggtgtctgaaagggggaggtcaggggggatggtgaacacccggcaagtgtgggggttggggccggatgaaggcaggggggcaggcggagggggaggggatgaatggtgagggggtggtgggttaacagagcagaggggggcatgaggaccaatgtggggagtagttagggtcacctggctagagggggaagggggagacccagtggaaaccTTGCTCTGGTTCCCTGTAGTAGggagtgggcagtaggacccagtggCACTCTGCCTGTCACTTCCTCCTCCTCACTACCTTCACACTGAAGATCGCTAAGTACCAGCAGGAAGGGGAAACAGGAGAACACTTTGGACAGATATGCCCGTGGTGCCACCATCTCAACCGACAGTGATCTGAAGCGTCTTTACGGCCGCGGCCTAGGGTTCCTTCAAGGCAGTGGCCCGGAGCTTCCTCACGGAAACCGGTCTGGCGCTCCTTCACGGCAGAGGCCCGGGGCAAGGCCACGACCTGGGGTTCCTTCACGGCGACAGACCCGGAGCTCTTTCAGATCCTCCGGCGACGAGGCAAGGCGTGAACCCGGCTCCTCAGCTGCTACTGCCGCCGCCGCTGCAGCTTGAACTTCCAAATTTCTAAATCCGCGGATCATAAATTTAGTAATTTATTAAAACGAAAAGTGAATTTTCAAGGACTTTGAAGGACCTATGATAAACCTAAGGAGTTTGAAGGCCTTGAAAAACAGAGTTTCAAATTCCAGGACTTTCAAAGACTGTACGAGCCCTGTGCTTTGGATCCAGTGTAATGATGCATCATTTCAGGGTAAGTAGAACATGCACAGAAAACACAATACTAAATTATTTGAATTAAACAGCAGCAATCTGTTTGTATTGCTTTCAACTTTAATACACACGACCTTTAAATAATGGTGAGATATTATGTGCTTACCCCATTCTTTCGTCTTATTTTGAAACCTATCGGAAAAACATAAATGGAAGGTTTTCAGTATAAATACCGTGAAATTGGTTAACTATATCTTTAGTCTGTCATGTTTTGACATGAAATTAATCGGTGATTTACAAACTATTCTGCCAGTTTTCTGCCACAACTGTTCTCTTTGGCTGTTCAGGATGACAGAAGATCCCACCGTAGCAAGATGGAGTTTATTTTAATCTATAATCGGTGTGATAATGTTAGGAGTGGGATATACAACAGCTCAGGGTGTGTATTGTCGGAGGTCCGACAGCAGCACCACAGCAGCAGCAGGGACCAACAGGCATGAGTGGGCACAATGAGAAGGGTTATGAAAAGCAGAATTCTTCAGAACCACAATTAGGCAAAGGAACAAGTAGTTCTCCCAAGTTCCTACTAGTAGTAAAatacggccattcagcccattaagtctactctgccattcaatcatggctgatctatcttcccctctcaatcccattcgccccataaccctggacacctgtactaatcaacaatctgtcaggtCCACAAAGAAATCCTGGGGAATCCCAGCAATTGGATTCAGTTGGATCACAGAGGTAGCCTAAAGAAAATGTTCAGGAAGGAATTTCCAGAATTTAGAGGAGTGGTGGAGAGTGAATTCAGGGAAGATCAGGAGAGGGGCTTTGCAGACCCAGAGGCCCTGCAGGTCTGCACAAGGCTGAAGGGATGAGACTGGACCATGATAACAGGTATTTAGATTTTAAAGTTGAAGTGTGCTTGTAGCAGGAGTGAATGTATATCAGCAAGCAGAGCAGCAGAATAGAGGTGAAAAAGTAGCAAAGGCATGGCTGAGGAGTAAAGGAGGAGCTGATGCAAGACAGAGCCATGTGCAAGAAGTGAAAACAGGGCGGATCCATAGTGGTGTGGATGTATAAAGAAAACCCCAGTTCTAGGTCAAAGACAACATCGAGGTGGAGAATTACTCCTCTCAGCTTCAAGCAATTTCCTCAATTGGAAATAATGACAATTAGTAAAActggcaattttacattttttaatacaGAGAGCAAAAAGATTGGTTAAATTCATAGTCGCACAATAGTTTGGTGATTGTAAATactaatattaaaaaaattatgatcaTTTCCAAACTGgctaaaaaaacatttaattcaGAAAATGGATAACATACGTGGTCTGAGTTCAGGATACCTCCAGAAAACAATTGCcccaattaaaattaaaatgataaCCGCAATGGCGATAACTGGAATGATAATTCTTAAATTGTTATTTGCTTCTGCACACTTTACATCAGCATCACTGCTCCCAGGTTCAAACAGTTGTAGATTGAGCTCGTCACATCTGGGGAATttacagaaagaaaaataaatgaatacaagcATTCCCAAAGGCTGCTTTGTTCAAATATAATGAATCAGTTACAAATAATCTATGATTGAAATTTTATTGCAACCCCAGCATTCTGAGGTTTAGCACTTTTGGCATTATGAAGACATCAGGAATAGGTCAACCACTCATCTTCAAAACAGTTCTGCAGAATCTTTCCATTTCACCTGCGTAAGCAGACAAGACCTTGGTTTAACACCCGTCCCTGGCAATGCACTGGGATGTCAGCCCTGATTCTCACGGATCACATCCTTCCATCTCAGGTGAAATGCTTTGTGCTACACCCAGCTCCTGCTCTTGTTAGGCACTGGTATTAGAGATGTCCTTTACTGAGGGTGGGGACCTCAGGCTGTTGTTGAGAGGTTGAAGATTTCCATGAAATCTAAGCCAGGTTTTGAGAATACAGGTATACCAACAGGACTGTTTGCTTTCAGAGGTTCACAATCGTAAAGTATTTTTTGACGTTTGCACAGGGTCATGTGGGACTGTAGGACCCACGATGGTACATCATTGTTCTCTCTTTCAAAGTGAGCAGAGGAAACCTTGAGCTCACCTGGGAGTGACACGTGGCTGTCACTTGTGCTACTCTATCTCACGCTGATTGAAACGATGGAGTGCAAGCCACGCTATATTTGTTGAGTGTCCATCGGAGCCACAAGTTTAGCCCAGAAGAGTCACGTCACATTCCCAGTGGCCTTCCGGAGTCACATGGACCTCTTGTATGACCTAGATCACCTGTCTTGAACACCCAGATCTGGTCTGGTCTTCAGTAGATTGTGGATCTCCTTGTACATCCAAGCTGGTTGGGAAACACACGAAGTGTCTTGCTAGGAACACATTTCCCTCATTCTCCTCATTTTCCTTCTTATCCATGTCAACTTCCATGCTGATTTCATCACACCATCCTTCTCTACTCTTTCGTACACCTATGTGAGACTGCTCTCAGTTGCTTCCATTCTTTAGTTTCCAAcgacaacaaaaaaatcaatctAATTGCCTAGCAGAGGAACTGGGAGATTAATTTGGTTCTTTTGCAGATTCTATCTTGAGTATAATATCTTTACTTGTCTTAACAAATGGATTAATATTTTTGAGTAATTCAAGGAAAATGTTTTATCTTAATAACTTtccattatatatttttaaagactaAGTGTGTTCAAATCCTCGTGGCTTTGCCTTTATTCTACCATGTTGAACCTTGCATTGCTGTCTTCACATCATTTTACTTGTTTGTAGAAATATATTTGTTTATTGCTTCGAGATACTTTTGTTAGTCTTGGTTATAATTCAAGTTACAAAGTTATACTTAAACCATTATAAGAGTTAAATTAAATTATGCAGGTAACATTggatttaaatttttattttcaaacttAATTAGAAATGCCCACAACAGAAAATACATCACCTTAATTGACAGTAAGTGTGCAGGACTGCTGATATTGTTATCTGTGTTAAGCGTGATTGACCATGGCAGAATTATCCAGCATTATCTAATAGTGTAAAGTTTATAACATTTAGCTAAATTAATTATGAGGGTAATTATGACCCTGCAACCTTTCTGTGGTACGGTGGGTTTTGTTGAGCATGAAGAAATGTACTTCTAAGCACTCCGAGAATCCGGGAACTCTCTGAATTAAATGTGAGAATCATTATGATTGTAATAACTGGGGGTTGCTCCCCAAATGCAAAAGTTACCAGGTATGCTTGAAGGGGAAGATCCAGACATTGAGACAATTTACTATCACCGAGACCAAGGCAAGAGGAGGGAGATACTTTGCAGATGTTCTGCCGTAATGTGGGTCAGGAGGATTGTTTCTTTTACTACAAAGAAAGTGCAAATTCCAGGGAAAACACAAAACAGCATTTTCAACGGAGAGGATTTCAACTTCTTACCTTTACATTGGAGTAAATTATATTTGTTTCTGAAAGGCACATTGTGAATGATAGGAATAATATGGAAACGGGACTGTGTGAATTGCAAAATATCAACAAGAGTTTCCAGAACATGGATTACAATGGATTCTAAAAGTACTCACACTGTCCAATTCATACAAGCTTCAGTTGATGATTTAGTTCTTGAAAACGTTCCTGCAGGACACATGTCACACACAGTATCATTTAACTGTGTTCCTGAAAAATAAAAGAATAAGCATTAATGACAGGTAACTAGAGTGGAGACTGCATTACTGGTCTGAGAAAGCTCTTGTCACTTTTACATGCGTTACAGTTAAAAATAATTACTTTTCATTGCTTCAAATCAAGTTTAACATTAAACAAAATAAACTTGCGGTTTTGCACTACCATTTCATCAATTATGAAGTTGTCACATAACACGTTGAAAACATGGGAAATAATTGACTTTACTGAATAATTTGTGTTGTTTTAAATGAAAAGTTACCTGAACCTGTTTTTGTATTACTTTTAGCTTGCCTATGCTGCTTAGGTCACACCACTACAAAGGACACTTCCAGCTACTGGGGACTACAGGCAAGGAACAAGTGCATGCTGTAATGATGGAGGATAAGATGGGGACTGTGTGTGCAGGGGAGTTTGCACAGGCTTCAGAATAACAGTGTGAGAAGGAGAAAGCTACGTGAATCGAAAAATGAGCATAttgatatttaattattttacaaAGAACCAGTGCTGATCAAGAGGTTGGGGAGTCTAAGACCTTGTGTTCTCAGGAGTGCAGAGAGAAGCAATGAAATGGACAATAGTGACAGAAGTCAAGACTGCTCAATGATGGACAAAAATGGGCAGCCTATTAGAAAACAAATCCAAAGCCCAATCTAAATTTATGCAAATAACTCCTTAAAATAAACGTCAGCCTTGCAGATGCTACATGGGTCTCCAGGCAGCCAACCAGCTAGACATTTCAATGTCCTTGTTCTGCCCAGAATTAAATGCAGCAAGTCTATAAAAGATCTTATGGGATTTAAGCACAACCCCTTGGCAAAATGCCTTAGTGCAAACTTCCAATCTCTGATTCCGTTATGCTGCTCAATTCCTACCTTTCTCTTTAACTCCATGGCCTGCTGGACATGTTGAATGTATTTTAGCCATCGCACAGTTTGTTCTAATGCAGTAATGCCCTTTTTTGGGTTTGCATATCGTATTGAGAGTTGAAGTACATTCTTGCTCAATTTGAAGCCCCGAACCTGTTTGGAACAAAAATCCAAGAATAACACAGGAATTGAAGAGACTGCTTTTCACGCACTTTGGACGAGTGAACCTCAGAGAAACCAATGCTACACGTGTCTCAATTCACACCACACGGCAAGCTCTTTGGCCTCAGGATAATATAAATCTATGGTTCAATGCTTGCCGAAATAGGACTAAAACTGATCATGATAAACTTGAAACTTTTGACATTAATTTGAAGAAACATGTCATTGGGATGACCACTGCCATGAAGGAGCTTGGTCAAAAATCAGGCATTTTCCAGCCATTATGTCATTTGTAAGGAATTCACAGCGTGGTTGATGTGTTGTACAAGCTGCTGCATATCCTGTCTGCTGATGGTGATGAAGATGAGTATGAAGAGGACCAGATCTAtggagagaagattgaggagtCCGATGGTGAGGATGAAGACGATGACTCCAT
Coding sequences within:
- the LOC144608135 gene encoding tumor necrosis factor receptor superfamily member 5-like, yielding MNLDEIMVLKTKMNPEGDIVMSELIVQGFSDQFRIHEFENPTDFRGEELIKIFFILLLICQLSQVTACDTDKYEHDGVCCPLCSAGNVVAKHCTVQTDTECNPCPSGEYIGHPNGFEKCLKCKTCKGGSGLQIEQECTSTLNTICKPKKGHYCIRTNCAMAKIHSTCPAGHGVKEKGTQLNDTVCDMCPAGTFSRTKSSTEACMNWTVCDELNLQLFEPGSSDADVKCAEANNNLRIIIPVIAIAVIILILIGAIVFWRYPELRPRLVQSLKVLEFETLFFKAFKLLRNLEVQAAAAAAVAAEEPGSRLASSPEDLKELRVCRREGTPGRGLAPGLCREGAPDRFP